Proteins encoded together in one Acanthochromis polyacanthus isolate Apoly-LR-REF ecotype Palm Island chromosome 12, KAUST_Apoly_ChrSc, whole genome shotgun sequence window:
- the si:ch211-231m23.4 gene encoding free fatty acid receptor 3, with amino-acid sequence METVVKTEIILSVYIITFVIGLPANLLALYAFSVKIHSKPLPTDILLLNLTVSDLVFLLILPLKMHEAASGMKWTLPSFLCSFTAFTFFTTIYSSSLLLMAVSVVRYIGVAYPITYHQVLKPAYTIAASAVIWIISAAHCSITFITLHHPSLANKNSSVCYEKFTEKQLDILLPVRLEFFFVLCLIPLIVCVYCYVSCIWFLYTRPRISNMKKQKAIGMALGTLAVFLICVVPYNLTHVVGYIQHNSPEWRYYTLLLSTCNSCFDPIIFYFSSSVFHCNSKKSIFKKRGLAAMELQKQGASSG; translated from the coding sequence ATGGAGACAGTGGTGAAGACTGAGATCATTCTCTCAGTGTACATCATTACCTTCGTGATCGGCCTTCCCGCCAATCTCCTGGCTCTCTATGCCTTCAGTGTCAAGATCCACTCCAAGCCACTTCCAACAGACATCCTGCTGCTCAATCTGACCGTCTCTGACCTTGTCTTTTTGCTCATCCTTCCTCTTAAGATGCACGAGGCAGCGTCGGGCATGAAATGGACTCTGCCCAGCTTCCTGTGCTCCTTCACCGCCTTCACCTTTTTCACCACTATCTACTCCAGCTCCTTGCTACTCATGGCGGTCAGCGTGGTCCGCTACATAGGAGTAGCATACCCCATCACCTATCATCAGGTGCTCAAACCTGCGTACACGATTGCCGCCAGTGCTGTTATTTGGATCATTTCAGCAGCACACTGCAGCATCACTTTCATCACCCTGCATCACCCGTCCCTGGCCAACAAAAACTCCAGTGTGTGCTATGAAAAGTTTACAGAAAAGCAGTTGGATATCCTCCTCCCAGTACGTTTGGAGTTTTTCTTTGTGCTCTGCCTTATACCTCTTATAGTTTGTGTTTACTGCTACGTGAGCTGCATCTGGTTTCTATACACCCGACCCAGGATTTCCAACATGAAGAAGCAGAAAGCCATTGGCATGGCTTTGGGGACTCTGGCtgtgtttctcatttgtgttgtgcCGTACAATCTCACTCATGTAGTGGGTTATATCCAGCATAACAGCCCAGAGTGGAGGTATTACACATTGCTACTCAGCACCTGCAACAGCTGTTTTGATCCAATCATCTTCTActtttcctcctctgtcttcCACTGCAATAGCAAAAAGTCCATTTTTAAGAAGCGTGGGCTCGCTGCTATGGAATTGCAAAAGCAGGGCGCCAGCTCTGGCTAA